From Lagopus muta isolate bLagMut1 chromosome 28, bLagMut1 primary, whole genome shotgun sequence, a single genomic window includes:
- the LOC125685380 gene encoding keratin, type II cytoskeletal 1-like, protein MSHWEDDRGQRFGGYGYGYGYGYGSRSLHNLSGFRNFSTGGIYGGDGGGYGRHWGYYDGRYLDRDLGRRGYFVGDFQGGEGRTYGGGSSRGTLSGGLREQGTGQGLRHAAAGGGIKEVHVNTNLLRPTQVQVDPEFQRMRSDEKEQIKTLNNKFASFIDKVQCLERQNQALMTKWELLQQQSSQPEESRSITSFFQSYINNLQRQLDTLRSQKEQLDPEAYEILQLVEDYKKRFEDEINEHASKEEEYVELKKELDSAYMRKMEFEVRVEILKQELEFLRCLYEAELSQLQTVVDNTNVILSMDNGREVNMEGIIEEVRQEYERIAQKGKDEVNAMYQGRYQDLQNMWVNQREQLRNSYQEIQELTRQIQRLQPEIEIVRKENDRHQEAIRDAEQRGSSAVKDGQKKLQELENALQQAREDLGRILHDYQELLNAKLALDVEIAMYRSLLEEEETR, encoded by the exons ATGAGCCATTGGGAAGACGATAGAGGACAAAGATTTGGTGGTTATGGCTATGGCTATGGCTATGGCTACGGCAGCAGGAGCCTCCACAACCTCAGTGGGTTTAGGAACTTTTCTACTGGTGGAATCtatggaggagatggaggagggTACGGAAGGCACTGGGGGTACTATGATGGGAGATACCTGGACAGGGACTTAGGGAGAAGAGGGTATTTTGTAGGGGATTTTCAAGGTGGGGAAGGTAGGACGTATGGAGGAGGCTCAAGCAGGGGAACACTCAGTGGAGGCCTTCGTGAGCAAGGGACTGGGCAGGGCTTGAGACAcgctgctgctggtggaggcATCAAGGAGGTCCATGTCAACACCAACCTGCTGAGGCCAACACAAGTGCAAGTTGACCCTGAGTTCCAGAGAATGCGGTCAGATGAGAAAGAGCAGATTAAGACACTCAACAACAAATTCGCATCATTCATTGATAAG GTTCAATGCCTGGAGAGGCAGAACCAGGCTCTGATGACCAAATGggaactgctgcagcagcaaagctcccagccagaggagagcagaagcaTCACCTCCTTCTTCCAGTCCTACATCAATAAcctgcagaggcagctggacACGCTCCGGAGCCAGAAGGAGCAGCTGGATCCAGAAGCCTATGAAATACTTCAGCTTGTTGAAGATTACAAAAAGAG ATTTGAGGACGAAATCAACGAGCATGCATCTAAAGAAGAGGAATATGTGGAGCTTAAAAAG GAACTGGACAGTGCCTACATGAGAAAAATGGAGTTTGAAGTTCGGGTGGAAATTCTGAAGCAGGAGCTTGAGTTCCTCAGATGCTTATATGAGGCG GAGCTGTCCCAGCTGCAAACAGTAGTTGACAACACCAATGTCATTCTGTCCATGGACAACGGCAGGGAAGTGAACATGGAAGGCATCATTGAAGAAGTCCGGCAGGAGTATGAGAGAATTGCTCAGAAAGGCAAAGATGAAGTCAATGCCATGTACCAAGGCAGG TACCAGGACCTTCAGAACATGTGGGTGAATCAGCGAGAGCAACTGAGAAACAGTTACCAGGAAATCCAAGAACTTACCAGGCAGATCCAAAGATTGCAGCCGGAAATTGAAATAGTCAGGAAAGAG AATGACAGACACCAAGAGGCTATCAGAGATGCTGAGCAGCGTGGGAGCTCTGCAGTCAAAGACGGACAGAAAAAGCTTCAGGAGCTGGAGAACGCTTTGCAGCAGGCCAGGGAAGACCTGGGTCGAATTCTGCATGATTATCAGGAGCTTCTGAATGCAAAATTGGCCCTGGATGTTGAAATTGCCATGTACAGGTCACTGCTTGAGGAGGAGGAGACCAGGTAG